Proteins encoded in a region of the Magallana gigas chromosome 8, xbMagGiga1.1, whole genome shotgun sequence genome:
- the LOC105343071 gene encoding tubulin beta chain gives MREIVHIQAGQCGNQIGAKFWEVISDEHGIDPTGTYHGDSDLQLERINVYYNEATGGKYVPRAILVDLEPGTMDSVRSGPFGQIFRPDNFVFGQSGAGNNWAKGHYTEGAELVDSVLDVVRKEAESCDCLQGFQLTHSLGGGTGSGMGTLLISKIREEYPDRIMNTFSVVPSPKVSDTVVEPYNATLSVHQLVENTDETYCIDNEALYDICFRTLKLTTPTYGDLNHLVSATMSGVTTCLRFPGQLNADLRKLAVNMVPFPRLHFFMPGFAPLTSRGSQQYRALTVPELTQQMFDAKNMMAACDPRHGRYLTVAAMFRGRMSMKEVDEQMLNVQNKNSSYFVEWIPNNVKTAVCDIPPRGLKMSATFVGNSTAIQELFKRISEQFTAMFRRKAFLHWYTGEGMDEMEFTEAESNMNDLVSEYQQYQDATAEEEAEFDEEEGEGEEA, from the exons TTCTGGGAAGTCATCTCTGATGAACACGGAATTGACCCAACTGGCACATACCATGGTGACTCTGATCTCCAGTTAGAGAGAATCAATGTATACTACAATGAAGCCACAG GAGGCAAATATGTACCCCGTGCAATCTTGGTCGACTTGGAGCCAGGTACCATGGACTCCGTCAGATCCGGCCCATTCGGACAGATCTTCAGACCAGACAACTTTGTCTTTGGACAGAGTGGAGCTGGAAACAACTGGGCTAAGGGACACTACACAGAGGGAGCTGAACTGGTCGACTCTGTTCTTGATGTTGTACGTAAAGAGGCTGAAAGCTGTGATTGTCTTCAGGGATTCCAACTTACACACTCCCTTGGTGGTGGTACCGGATCTGGTATGGGAACACTCCTCATCTCCAAAATCCGTGAAGAGTACCCAGACAGAATCATGAACACATTCTCCGTTGTCCCATCACCAAAA GTATCAGACACAGTTGTAGAACCATACAATGCCACCCTCTCCGTCCACCAGCTTGTTGAGAACACAGATGAAACATACTGCATTGACAATGAAGCTCTCTACGACATCTGCTTCCGTACCTTGAAACTCACCACCCCCACATACGGTGACTTGAACCATCTTGTCTCCGCCACCATGTCCGGTGTCACCACCTGCCTCCGATTCCCTGGTCAGTTGAACGCTGATCTCAGGAAATTGGCTGTCAACATGGTACCCTTCCCACGTCTCCACTTCTTCATGCCAGGATTCGCTCCCCTGACATCCCGTGGAAGCCAACAGTACAGAGCCCTCACTGTCCCAGAGCTCACCCAGCAGATGTTCGATGCCAAGAACATGATGGCTGCCTGCGACCCACGTCACGGACGCTACCTTACCGTTGCCGCCATGTTCCGTGGCCGCATGTCCATGAAGGAGGTTGATGAGCAGATGTTGAACGTCCAGAACAAGAACAGCAGCTACTTCGTTGAATGGATCCCCAACAACGTCAAGACCGCCGTCTGTGACATCCCACCACGTGGACTGAAGATGTCCGCCACCTTCGTCGGAAACAGCACCGCCATCCAGGAGCTGTTCAAGAGAATCTCTGAGCAGTTCACTGCTATGTTCCGTCGTAAGGCTTTCTTGCATTGGTACACTGGTGAGGGTATGGATGAGATGGAGTTCACTGAGGCTGAGTCCAACATGAACGACTTGGTGTCTGAGTACCAACAGTACCAGGATGCCACCGCCGAGGAGGAGGCTGAGTTTGATGAGGAGGAAGGAGAGGGTGAAGAGGCCTAA